The Mytilus edulis unplaced genomic scaffold, xbMytEdul2.2 SCAFFOLD_2122, whole genome shotgun sequence genome segment TAACCCTTGAAAGTCATAAAATATATGCTTTTGATGCAGGTATATATAGGGCAACAAAAcatgattatttattttgatCTATTAAAATCGCTGTTAACTATAGCGATTTTTAAAACTTGTTCATTACTTCTATATCGTTTATTATTGTATGTGTCATTGTTTTACCATACAATGACATGTTAATCGAAACTACAACAAAATGTGCAATGACTGTTTCTTGGCTGATCATGTTAATCATGTATTATAGGATGATcgtattgacttgacatatgaTGGTCCTTTTCATCACTTGATACCAACGTTGATTGCTGCAATATCTTTGTTTGACACCAAAGACCTTGATTACATCAGTAAATGTGATTCCTACCAGAGGAAAGAAATCTTGCGTATTGTCAGTATTACTTTTGCTTTCATTCCATTGtcattaagatttttttattattcaaaatatgacataaaaGTTAACAGAAATtagtttgtattattttatttagcttggtcatttaaaaaaacatgtaatgtgaGCAACTGAcgttcaatgtacatgtatctggtATAGCTAATGCAATATTACCGTTTAACTTGCAACTCTTTGAGAGGTACCTTTTTccaaattgatagaaaaaaggtgtaatattttatgatgtacgaTAACTAAATACACATATCGCGTAATATAGATAATGTTAATTATCaacttttatttcagatagaAGCAGATTCACGTGGACTGAGATGTATACCAGTTGATCCACAGTTTACACAAGAGCTTCAGAAGGAACCAGTTGAAAATGTAATGGCGTTAATAAACTACGAGATTGATTTTTTGAAAGGAGAACTATCGCCACGATCAAACAAATCAAGCACGAATATACTTGTGAAATACCTTCTTAACTGCTTATAAAAAAGACGTTACACAGTGCTGGTTGAAAATTGGGAAGAGTGTGCTTCCACGAATGCATTTTTATTCAAACTGCAGTAGTTAGAATATCTGAAAACATATAACCtagtttcattatttttgtgatatattttACGTTTATATCTGTTTTCTAGTTTGATATATTTCTATATcgtaaaataaattgataatcaAACCAAAAGAACATCTATAATGTTTAATTTGATCCAAAAACATGGGTTTTTAACATAATGGTCCATCGAGTCTTCGAGATATTTTATTCGTAAACTATTTTGTCTCTTTCCAGAATTCACTTCTCCTGTTTTGAAAGCAATTTTGAAGCACTTGAACATGTTATTACATATGCACTTTATTTTTACAACACATTGTACATGGACAAAGGGAATGCTGGTAAAATTTTAACATTAAACAGGTCATAACAAATGTTAAGGCACCAtgattgaatatttaatttcacaGTTAGAGTGGTGTGACTAAGGAATAAACATGATCAAATCAAAAAGATAATCAAAAGTTAAATTGGCATTTCCAAATACAAGCTTACGAACTGTGATGGTCAACTTTTAAAGACCAACATGGAAAAAATTAAGACAAAGTATGGGTTTATGGGATAAATGATCCAAATTTTAATCAGATAAAAGTGGAAAATGCGACAAGAATAGTTTGGAGGCTACCACAATAGTCACGTTAACCCTTTCTTACACATAAGATCACTACCCAACCCAggttttggtgggattcgtgttgctcagacttaagatttctatgttatgttttgtattctattgtttttctgtttaatttttccGTTTTTCGTTAATAGCCAAGGCGTTGCCAGATTAATTTCGATTTATAactttgattgtccctctggtatctttcctcggagtttagtatttttgtgattagatataggaagatgtgccaatgagacaactctccatccaagtaacaatttaaaaagtaaaccattataggttaaagtacggccttcaacacggagccttggctcccaagtaaaccattataggttaaagtacggccttcaacacggagccttggctcacaccgaacaacaagctataaagggccccaaaattactagtgtaaaaccattcaaacgggaaaaccaacggtctaatctatataaacaaaacgagaaacgagaaacacgtatatattacataaactaaACGACAActgctgtacatcagattcctgacttaggacaggtacaaacatttgcagcgggattaaacgttttaatggatccaaaccttctccctttttctgaaacattagCATTAcaccacaacataaaaaaaacacatgataaaatatcaattggcagacttaactcaataaaaaaacgtatgattacacaatgaacgaataaattggatctgcgatatctgaataaaaatgcacagttaattaaatattagagacaaaaatTCATGACCAACAAGCTAACAAATAaattcaaacaaagccatggcagaACATCACTgaaaaatatttaaccaatcaatattcactttagagaaaaaaaacggtttaaaaaaataattacaatctTGAAGTTATAAAATGGAGTAGGAATAAGTGATTATTCTTTTCGCTACTCTTTTAGAAGCCTCTTTGTTCCCAAACACtggcaaacttttttttatatacaattatgCTTGATGTCAGTTTTTACAGATTAAATAACTTTACGTgtagtggggtgctcattttcgccatatctttccatgttttctacaggttatgttcaggtctatatgtttttgaagtatactgatatttctatatgaagataacttcaaatgcaaaacattCCTAAGCTTgaaaaaatgtttgtttgaaaataatcatctgtaaagttagattaaagggtgctTGAAATTTCCTGAAGTTTTGTAAATGGGGGgtacatattcgcc includes the following:
- the LOC139505850 gene encoding uncharacterized protein (The sequence of the model RefSeq protein was modified relative to this genomic sequence to represent the inferred CDS: added 195 bases not found in genome assembly) → MLIATEDDIKKLKTAVGFVRKSSSDIEALLDLFEDDDSDVEVFRKHLQNIDEVWSLLELIGYELQDDRIDLTYDGPFHHLIPTLIAAISLFDTKDLDYISKCDSYQRKEILRIIEADSRGLRCIPVDPQFTQELQKEPVENVMALINYEIDFLKGELSPRSNKSSTNILVKYLLNCL